The genomic region CACACATCGGTATGAATAAAATCAACATTCTTCACGGCTTCATGCGCGTTTTCGGTCAGGGTAATTTTTGCGCCGGTTTCTTTGGCGGCGGCGTGTGCGGCGGCAATAATGCCTTCAGACGGCCACAGGCTTTGCGGTGCGCCGATACGCACGTCCATCCCCAATTTTGCCCCTAAAATCAGCAGGGAATTGCCCATGTTGTAACGCGCGTCGCCGACGTAGGCAAACGCGGTTTGGTTCAAAGGTTTGCCGCTGTGTTCGCGCATAGTCAGTGCGTCGGCAAGCATTTGTGTGGGATGGAACTCGTTGGTCAGCCCGTTGAACACGGGTACGCCCGCGTATTTCGCCAATTCTTCGACAGTTTCCTGACCGAAACCGCGATATTCGATGGCATCGTACATCCTGCCCAACACGCGGGCGGTGTCTTTGATGCTTTCCTTATGCCCGATTTGGCTGGCGGACGGCTCTAAATAAGTCACTCCCGCGCCTTGATCGCGCGCGGCGACTTCAAACGCGCAGCGCGTCCGAGTAGAGGTTTTTTCAAAAATCAGGGCGATGTTTTTCCCTTTCATCCGCTGAATCTCGCGCCCTGCTTTTTTGGCGGCTTTCAATTCGGCGGCAAGGTCGAGGTAGGCGGTGATTTCTTCCGGCGTGAAGTCTAAAAGTTTCAGAAAATGGCGGTTTTTCAGGTTCACTGTCGTTTCCTTTATGTGGGGGCGTGAACGCCGTATTTGCAGCGTTTGCGGAAAGAAGGGTTAGCGGAATGTTGCAATGCCGTCTGAAGGTTGTTCAGACGGCATTGCGGTCAATCCCTTACTTCATACGGATGACGGGGATTAAACGTTCACGGTCTCGGCTACTTCGTTGTAGCTGTCGATTTCGTTGAAGTTCATATAGCGGTAGATTTTATCGCCCTGTTCGTTGATGATGCCGATATTGGCTTGATATTCTTCAACGGTCGGGATTTTACCCAGTTTGGAGCAAATCGCTGCCAATTCCGCCGAACCGAGGTAAACAAAGGTGTTTTTACCCAAACGGTTCGGGAAGTTGCGGGTGGAGGTGGACATAACGGTCGCACCTTCGCGTACTTGCGCCTGATTACCCATACATAAGGAGCAACCCGGCATTTCCATACGCGCGCCGGCACGTCCGAGTACGCCGTAGTGTCCTTCGTCGGACAATTGTTTCGCGTCCATTTTGGTCGGCGGCGCAATCCACAGGCGGACGGGGGTGTCTGCCTTGCCTTCCAAAAGTTTGGAGGCGGCGCGGAAGTGGCCGATGTTGGTCATACACGAACCGATGAATACTTCGTCGATTTTGGTGCCGGAGCGTTCGGACATGAAGCACACGTCGTCCGGGTCGTTCGGGCAGGCGATAATCGGCTCTTTGATGTCGTCCATGTTGATTTCAATCACGGCGGCGTATTCGGCATCTTTATCCGCTTCGAGCAACTCGGGATTTGCCAGCCATTTTTCCATAGCTTTGATGCGGCGTTCCAAAGTGCGCGGGTCTTGATAGCCGTTGGCAATCATGTTTTTCATCAACACGACGTTGGATTTCATGTACTCGATAATCGGCTCTTTGTTGAGCTTCACGGTACAGCCGGCGGCGGAGCGTTCGGCGGATGCGTCGGTCAATTCAAAGGCTTGTTCCACTTTCAAATCAGGCAGGCCTTCGATTTCGAGGATGCGGCCGGAGAAGATGTTTTTCTTACCGGCTTTGGCAACGGTCAGCAAACCTTGTTTGATTGCGTACAGCGGGATGGCGTTCACCAAATCGCGCAGGGTTACGCCCGGTTGCAGCTTGCCGCTGAAGCGTACCAATACAGACTCGGGCATATCGAGCGGCATTACGCCCGTTGCGGCGGCAAAGGCAACCAAGCCGGAGCCGGCGGGGAAGGAAATACCGATGGGGAAACGGGTATGGCTGTCGCCGCCGGTGCCGACGGTATCGGGCAGCAGCAGGCGGTTGAGCCACGAGTGGATGACGCCGTCGCCCGGACGCAGTGACACGCCGCCACGGGTGGAAATAAAGGCGGGCAGTTCTTTATGGGTTTTTACATCGACAGGTTTCGGATAGGCGGCGGTGTGGCAGAAAGACTGCATCACCATATCGGCGGAGAAGCCCAAACAAGCCAAGTCTTTCAACTCGTCGCGGGTCATCGGGCCGGTCGTGTCTTGCGAGCCGACCGTCGTCATACGCGGTTCGCAGTAAGTACCCGGGCGCACGCCTTGTCCTTCGGGCAGACCGCAGGCGCGGCCGACCATTTTTTGCGCCAAGGTGAAACCGGCTTTGCTTTCGGCAGGCGCTTGCGGCAGGCGGAATGCAGTAGAGGCAGGCAGTTTCAGGGCTTCGCGCGCTTTGGCGGTCAGACCTCGGC from Neisseria meningitidis harbors:
- a CDS encoding ornithine carbamoyltransferase, which translates into the protein MNLKNRHFLKLLDFTPEEITAYLDLAAELKAAKKAGREIQRMKGKNIALIFEKTSTRTRCAFEVAARDQGAGVTYLEPSASQIGHKESIKDTARVLGRMYDAIEYRGFGQETVEELAKYAGVPVFNGLTNEFHPTQMLADALTMREHSGKPLNQTAFAYVGDARYNMGNSLLILGAKLGMDVRIGAPQSLWPSEGIIAAAHAAAKETGAKITLTENAHEAVKNVDFIHTDVWVSMGEPKEVWQERIDLLKDYRVTPELMAASGNPQVKFMHCLPAFHNRETKVGEWIYETFGLNGVEVTEEVFESPASIVFDQAENRMHTIKAVMVAALGD
- the acnB gene encoding bifunctional aconitate hydratase 2/2-methylisocitrate dehydratase produces the protein MLEAYRKAAAERAALGIPALPLNAQQTADLVELLKSPPAGEGEFLVELLAHRVPPGVDDAAKVKASFLAAVAEGSASSPLISPEYATELLGTMLGGYNIHALIELLDDDKLAPIAAKGLKHTLLMFDSFHDVQEKAEKGNKYAQEVLQSWADAEWFASRAKVPEKITVTVFKVDGETNTDDLSPAPDAWSRPDIPLHALAMLKNPRDGITPDKPGEVGPIKLLEELKAKGHPVAYVGDVVGTGSSRKSATNSVIWHTGEDIPFVPNKRFGGVCLGGKIAPIFFNTQEDSGALPIEVDVSALKMGDVVDILPYEGKIVKNGETVAEFELKSQVLLDEVQAGGRINLIIGRGLTAKAREALKLPASTAFRLPQAPAESKAGFTLAQKMVGRACGLPEGQGVRPGTYCEPRMTTVGSQDTTGPMTRDELKDLACLGFSADMVMQSFCHTAAYPKPVDVKTHKELPAFISTRGGVSLRPGDGVIHSWLNRLLLPDTVGTGGDSHTRFPIGISFPAGSGLVAFAAATGVMPLDMPESVLVRFSGKLQPGVTLRDLVNAIPLYAIKQGLLTVAKAGKKNIFSGRILEIEGLPDLKVEQAFELTDASAERSAAGCTVKLNKEPIIEYMKSNVVLMKNMIANGYQDPRTLERRIKAMEKWLANPELLEADKDAEYAAVIEINMDDIKEPIIACPNDPDDVCFMSERSGTKIDEVFIGSCMTNIGHFRAASKLLEGKADTPVRLWIAPPTKMDAKQLSDEGHYGVLGRAGARMEMPGCSLCMGNQAQVREGATVMSTSTRNFPNRLGKNTFVYLGSAELAAICSKLGKIPTVEEYQANIGIINEQGDKIYRYMNFNEIDSYNEVAETVNV